In one window of Nocardioides panacisoli DNA:
- a CDS encoding acyl-CoA carboxylase subunit beta — protein MTTTANAPAATKPPREDDPRYPLTRLTALLDEGSLELLSPVDDSGMLAAIGTVDGARVVAFCSDATVMGGAMGDDGCRVVVDAYHRAMTDRIPIIGLWHSGGARLAEGVLSLHAVGRIFQIMTQASGEIPQVSVVLGPAAGGAAYGPALTDVVILGPEGRIFVTGPDVVRSVTGEAVDMLRLGGPEPHGRRSGVVHLIADTEAAALQQARDTASLLGDQGSLEADQVVDRDLAENLPESMKRAYDVHPLVESVLDEGTTLELHARWAPNVVTALGRMGGRTVGVVANNPLRLGGCLDSQSAEKAARFVRMCDAFGVPLVVLVDVPGYLPGVGQEWDGVVRRGAKLLHAFGECTVPRVTLVTRKTYGGAYIAMNSRSLGATKVFAWPGAEVAVMGAVAAVRILHRRKLAEVSPDLRPRVEEELAAEHERIAGGVDKAVEIGVVDEVVSPAATRSALAHAIVEAVQRDGVHRGAHGNIPL, from the coding sequence ATGACGACCACGGCCAACGCACCTGCCGCCACCAAGCCCCCGCGCGAGGACGACCCGCGGTACCCGCTGACCCGCCTCACCGCCCTGCTGGACGAGGGGAGCCTCGAACTGCTCTCCCCCGTCGACGACTCGGGCATGCTCGCGGCCATCGGCACCGTCGACGGCGCCCGCGTCGTCGCGTTCTGCTCCGACGCCACCGTGATGGGCGGTGCGATGGGCGACGACGGCTGCCGCGTGGTCGTGGACGCCTACCACCGGGCGATGACCGACCGGATCCCGATCATCGGGCTCTGGCACTCCGGCGGCGCACGGCTCGCCGAGGGCGTGCTGTCACTGCACGCCGTCGGCCGGATCTTCCAGATCATGACCCAGGCCTCCGGCGAGATCCCCCAGGTCTCGGTCGTGCTCGGCCCCGCCGCCGGTGGCGCGGCGTACGGTCCGGCGCTGACCGACGTGGTCATCCTCGGCCCCGAGGGCCGCATCTTTGTGACCGGGCCCGACGTGGTGCGGTCGGTGACCGGCGAGGCCGTGGACATGCTGCGCCTGGGCGGACCCGAGCCCCACGGTCGTCGTTCCGGTGTCGTGCACCTCATCGCCGACACCGAGGCGGCAGCACTGCAGCAGGCGCGCGACACCGCGTCGCTGTTGGGTGACCAGGGCAGCCTCGAGGCCGACCAGGTCGTCGACCGCGACCTTGCCGAGAACCTGCCCGAGTCCATGAAGCGCGCCTACGACGTGCACCCGCTGGTCGAGAGCGTGCTCGACGAGGGCACCACGCTGGAGCTCCACGCGCGCTGGGCACCGAACGTGGTCACCGCGCTCGGCCGCATGGGCGGCCGGACCGTCGGCGTGGTCGCCAACAACCCGCTGCGACTCGGCGGCTGCCTGGACTCCCAGTCGGCGGAGAAGGCCGCTCGCTTCGTGCGCATGTGCGACGCGTTCGGCGTGCCGCTGGTGGTGCTGGTCGACGTGCCGGGCTACCTGCCGGGCGTCGGGCAGGAGTGGGACGGCGTCGTACGCCGTGGCGCCAAGCTGCTGCACGCGTTCGGCGAGTGCACCGTGCCTCGCGTGACGCTGGTGACCCGCAAGACCTATGGCGGCGCCTACATCGCGATGAACTCCCGCTCGCTCGGCGCGACGAAGGTGTTCGCCTGGCCGGGCGCCGAGGTCGCGGTCATGGGCGCGGTCGCCGCAGTACGAATCCTGCACCGGCGCAAGCTGGCCGAGGTCTCCCCCGACCTGCGTCCACGTGTCGAGGAGGAGCTGGCCGCCGAGCACGAGCGCATCGCCGGCGGCGTCGACAAGGCAGTCGAGATCGGCGTGGTCGACGAGGTCGTCAGCCCGGCCGCCACCCGCTCCGCCCTGGCCCACGCCATCGTCGAGGCGGTCCAGCGCGACGGCGTCCACCGCGGCGCCCACGGCAACATCCCGCTCTAG
- a CDS encoding DUF3145 domain-containing protein produces the protein MTASNSATRGVFYVHSAPSALCPHIEWAVGGVLGVSVQPSWTPQPAQSGSYRCEFSWTGEVGAAAAIASALRGWNQLRFEVTEEPTARSEGARYSYTPDLGIFHAVTGLHGDIMIPEDRLKAAAVKAALGETTLEVEVDRLVGKAWDDELETFRHAGEGAPVRWLHQVV, from the coding sequence GTGACCGCAAGCAACAGTGCAACCCGTGGCGTGTTCTACGTCCACTCCGCACCGTCCGCGTTGTGCCCCCACATCGAGTGGGCCGTGGGCGGCGTACTCGGCGTGTCCGTGCAGCCCAGCTGGACGCCGCAGCCGGCCCAGTCCGGCAGTTACCGGTGCGAGTTCTCCTGGACCGGAGAGGTCGGCGCCGCGGCGGCGATCGCGTCAGCGCTGCGCGGCTGGAACCAGCTGCGTTTCGAGGTGACCGAGGAGCCGACCGCCCGCAGCGAGGGCGCCCGGTACTCCTACACGCCCGACCTGGGCATCTTCCACGCCGTGACGGGCCTCCACGGCGACATCATGATTCCCGAGGACCGGCTCAAGGCCGCTGCCGTGAAGGCGGCCCTGGGCGAGACCACGCTCGAGGTCGAGGTCGACCGGTTGGTCGGCAAGGCCTGGGACGACGAGCTGGAGACCTTCCGACACGCCGGCGAGGGCGCCCCGGTGCGCTGGCTGCACCAAGTCGTCTGA
- the tyrS gene encoding tyrosine--tRNA ligase — protein sequence MERHTVTVDPSLLDELEWRGLIAEATDREALRAALAEGVRFYVGFDPTAPSLHMGHLVQVLTARRLQLAGHTPYALVGGATGMIGDPKESGERSMNSLDVVREWTDRVRGQIEPFLDFDGPNGATMVNNYDWTENLSTIDFLRDVGKHFPVNRMLARDVVRSRLEDGISFTEFSYVLLQSMDFLELFRQHGVTVQFGGSDQWGNITGGVELIRRVTGDRTHAFTTPLLTRADGTKYGKTEGGALWLDPELMSPYAFHQFWLNVEDAKVGELLRVFTFLEREEIEALEERHAAEPFRREAQRVLADEVTTLVHGAQETEQAKQAAQALFGSGDISELTESTLAAALSETGVAEVPTGQPMPDIVELLVMSGLTQSKGEARRAVKDGGAYLNNHRVADEAYAPTQEDLLAGRWLVLRRGKKRFAGVRVG from the coding sequence ATGGAAAGGCACACCGTGACCGTCGACCCCTCCCTGCTCGACGAGCTCGAGTGGCGCGGCCTGATCGCCGAGGCCACCGACCGAGAGGCGCTGCGCGCAGCCCTCGCCGAGGGCGTCCGGTTCTATGTCGGCTTCGACCCGACGGCGCCCAGCCTGCACATGGGCCACCTGGTCCAGGTGCTCACCGCTCGGCGGCTGCAGCTGGCCGGCCACACGCCGTACGCGCTCGTCGGCGGCGCAACGGGCATGATCGGCGACCCCAAGGAGTCGGGGGAGCGGTCGATGAACTCCCTGGACGTGGTCCGGGAGTGGACCGACCGGGTCCGTGGTCAGATCGAGCCCTTCCTCGACTTCGACGGCCCCAACGGCGCGACGATGGTCAACAACTACGACTGGACCGAGAACCTCTCCACGATCGACTTCCTCCGCGACGTCGGCAAGCACTTCCCGGTCAACCGGATGCTGGCGCGCGACGTGGTGCGGTCCCGGCTCGAGGACGGCATCAGCTTCACCGAGTTCTCCTACGTCCTCCTGCAGTCGATGGATTTCCTCGAGCTCTTCCGCCAGCACGGGGTGACCGTGCAGTTCGGCGGCTCGGACCAGTGGGGCAACATCACCGGCGGCGTGGAGCTGATCCGCAGGGTGACCGGCGACCGCACCCACGCCTTCACCACGCCGCTGCTAACCCGGGCCGACGGGACCAAGTACGGCAAGACCGAGGGTGGCGCACTGTGGCTCGACCCCGAGCTGATGTCGCCCTACGCCTTCCACCAGTTCTGGCTCAACGTCGAGGACGCGAAGGTCGGCGAGCTGCTGCGGGTCTTCACCTTCCTCGAGCGCGAGGAGATCGAGGCGCTCGAGGAGCGGCACGCCGCCGAGCCCTTCCGGCGCGAGGCGCAGCGCGTCCTGGCCGATGAGGTGACGACACTCGTGCACGGCGCGCAGGAGACCGAGCAGGCCAAGCAGGCCGCGCAGGCGTTGTTCGGCTCCGGAGACATCAGCGAGCTCACCGAGTCGACCCTCGCCGCCGCGCTCAGCGAGACCGGCGTGGCCGAGGTACCGACCGGGCAACCGATGCCGGACATCGTCGAGCTACTGGTGATGTCGGGGCTCACCCAGAGCAAGGGCGAGGCGCGTCGTGCGGTCAAGGACGGCGGTGCGTACCTCAACAACCACCGGGTCGCCGACGAGGCCTACGCGCCCACGCAGGAGGACCTACTGGCCGGGCGCTGGCTGGTGCTGCGCCGCGGCAAGAAGCGCTTCGCGGGGGTCCGCGTGGGCTGA
- a CDS encoding acyltransferase domain-containing protein, which produces MLVIVAPGQGAQTPGFLQPWLEDPTFAARFDWLSTVAGVDLAHYGTEGDAEQIRDTRIAQPLLVATGLVAALELFPHPADAFDKIGAVTGHSVGEIAAAAGARTITAEQAMVLVRERGNAMAAAADATPTGMTAVLGGDREEVLATLERHGVVAANDNGPGQLVAAGTLEQLDALAADPPAKAKLRPLSVAGAFHTEHMAPAVDHVARLARSVSVHDPRTPFISNRDGQAVHDGTDVLRRIVGQIARPVRWDLCLETMADLGVTGILEMPPAGTLTGIAKRYFRGQGVETFALDSPDQLDAARDFCEQHGEASTIDSTPTWRMVVSPAKGVFHRDEAAADADALEAGVPIGSVASLRDRIPVTAAHGGQVVEWLVEDGDPVSPGQPLLRLHPLGAA; this is translated from the coding sequence GTGCTCGTGATCGTGGCGCCCGGACAGGGCGCGCAGACCCCAGGATTCCTGCAGCCGTGGCTGGAGGACCCGACCTTCGCTGCCCGCTTCGACTGGCTCTCGACCGTCGCCGGCGTCGACCTGGCGCACTACGGCACCGAGGGCGACGCCGAGCAGATCCGGGACACCCGGATCGCGCAGCCGCTGCTGGTCGCCACCGGCCTCGTCGCCGCGCTGGAGCTCTTCCCGCACCCGGCCGACGCCTTCGACAAGATCGGCGCCGTCACCGGCCACAGCGTCGGCGAGATCGCCGCCGCGGCCGGTGCCCGGACCATCACCGCCGAGCAGGCGATGGTGCTGGTGCGCGAGCGCGGCAACGCCATGGCGGCCGCCGCCGACGCCACCCCCACCGGCATGACCGCCGTGCTGGGCGGCGACCGCGAGGAGGTGCTCGCCACGCTCGAGCGCCACGGCGTCGTCGCGGCCAACGACAACGGTCCCGGCCAGCTCGTCGCCGCCGGCACGCTGGAGCAGCTCGACGCGCTCGCGGCGGACCCGCCGGCCAAGGCCAAGCTGCGCCCGCTGTCGGTCGCCGGGGCGTTCCACACCGAGCACATGGCTCCGGCCGTGGACCACGTCGCCCGGCTCGCCCGGTCGGTCTCGGTGCACGACCCCCGCACGCCGTTCATCTCCAACCGCGACGGCCAGGCCGTCCACGACGGCACCGACGTGCTGCGTCGCATCGTGGGCCAGATCGCGCGTCCGGTGCGCTGGGACCTGTGCCTGGAGACCATGGCCGACCTCGGTGTGACCGGCATCCTGGAGATGCCGCCGGCCGGCACCCTCACCGGCATCGCCAAGCGCTACTTCCGAGGCCAGGGCGTGGAGACCTTCGCGCTGGACTCCCCCGACCAGCTCGACGCCGCACGCGACTTCTGCGAACAGCACGGTGAGGCCTCGACCATCGACTCCACGCCCACCTGGCGCATGGTCGTCTCGCCCGCCAAGGGCGTCTTCCACCGCGACGAGGCCGCCGCCGACGCCGACGCCCTGGAGGCCGGTGTCCCCATCGGCTCGGTGGCCAGCCTGCGCGACCGCATCCCGGTCACCGCCGCCCACGGCGGCCAGGTCGTGGAGTGGCTCGTCGAGGACGGCGACCCCGTCTCCCCCGGCCAGCCCCTGCTGCGGCTGCACCCGTTGGGTGCCGCATGA
- a CDS encoding alpha/beta fold hydrolase translates to MSERVRLEPPRLEGVVRVAPGRRLGFAEYGDPDGPAVAWFHGTPGGRRQVPVEARTYAADAGLRLIGIDRPGIGRSTPHLHRDVLSFTGDLAALLDARGIDTVRTIGLSGGGPYALAAAVGMPDRVPGVAVLGGVAPTRGVDAIGGGPIQLAVRLAPLLRAARVPVGALLPPLIQLIKPAGGSILDLYAAVQPRGDKELLAIPEFKAMFLDDLIGGTRRSAQAPLADLVLFSRPWGFDLADVAVPVRWWHGDADHIVPLHHGEHCIGRLPDATLSVLPGVSHLGGLSEARDVLKEITDIGG, encoded by the coding sequence ATGTCTGAGCGGGTCCGGCTGGAACCACCGCGTCTCGAGGGTGTCGTGCGGGTCGCCCCCGGACGGCGCCTGGGCTTCGCCGAGTACGGCGACCCCGACGGGCCCGCCGTGGCGTGGTTCCACGGCACGCCGGGTGGTCGCCGTCAGGTCCCCGTCGAGGCACGGACGTACGCCGCGGACGCCGGCCTGCGCCTGATCGGCATCGACCGGCCCGGCATCGGTCGCTCCACGCCGCACCTGCACCGCGACGTGCTGTCCTTCACCGGGGACCTCGCCGCGCTGCTGGACGCGCGAGGCATCGACACCGTGCGCACGATCGGCCTCTCCGGCGGCGGCCCCTACGCGCTGGCCGCAGCCGTGGGGATGCCCGACCGCGTGCCCGGCGTGGCGGTCCTCGGCGGCGTCGCACCGACGCGCGGCGTCGACGCGATCGGTGGCGGACCGATCCAGCTGGCGGTGCGGCTCGCGCCGCTGCTCCGGGCGGCGCGGGTGCCGGTGGGTGCGCTGCTCCCTCCGCTGATCCAGCTGATCAAGCCCGCAGGCGGCTCGATCCTCGACCTCTACGCCGCGGTACAACCGCGCGGGGACAAGGAGCTGCTGGCGATCCCCGAGTTCAAGGCGATGTTCCTCGACGACCTGATCGGGGGGACGCGACGCTCCGCGCAGGCCCCGCTGGCGGACCTGGTCCTCTTCTCGCGGCCGTGGGGCTTCGACCTCGCCGACGTGGCGGTGCCGGTGCGGTGGTGGCACGGCGACGCCGACCACATCGTCCCGCTCCACCACGGCGAGCACTGCATCGGACGGCTGCCGGACGCCACCTTGAGCGTGTTGCCCGGCGTGAGCCACCTGGGCGGACTCAGCGAGGCGCGCGACGTACTCAAGGAGATCACCGACATCGGTGGGTGA
- a CDS encoding serine/threonine-protein kinase, with protein MTMHKVADRYTLRHEVGRGGAGAVWLAVDEILGREVALKRIGLPPGAEDVDVERAEREARLAAQVTHANVVAVFDFVAGSDEHWLVMEYVDGTNLARMVRERGPLPPSEAARILAEAARGLAAAHALGIVHRDVKPSNILLGRDGAVKLSDFGIARGTSDVSLTQTGLVTGSPAYLAPEIATGASASPASDVWSLGATLFHALSGAPPYQGQDATTNPVATLYRIAHEAPPTVETEPWAAAVLGATMSHRQDQRPTAEELAGWFGAPETVPAPAPSSDTQTIPQVEPAPAPPAGRRHGRRVLVAMAAVAALVLAVVGGLALGSLGGDDADTAGGGVSSSPTSTTPEPSQPTAAELEDFARTYVQTASSDPAAGFEMLTADYQAASPQYREFWGSVSDPEILEVTGDPEALQVVYTYEYAVADQGRRTEGVGLQLVQQGDDLLIDGDFRP; from the coding sequence ATGACGATGCACAAGGTCGCTGACCGGTACACCCTCCGCCACGAGGTCGGGCGTGGTGGCGCGGGCGCTGTGTGGCTGGCCGTGGACGAGATCCTCGGCCGTGAGGTGGCGCTCAAGCGCATCGGGCTGCCGCCGGGCGCCGAGGACGTGGACGTCGAACGCGCCGAGCGCGAGGCCCGGCTGGCGGCCCAGGTCACCCACGCCAACGTGGTGGCGGTCTTCGACTTCGTCGCCGGGAGCGACGAGCACTGGCTGGTGATGGAGTACGTCGACGGCACCAACCTGGCGCGCATGGTGCGCGAGCGCGGCCCCCTCCCCCCGTCCGAGGCGGCGCGCATCCTGGCCGAGGCCGCTCGCGGCCTGGCGGCCGCACACGCGCTGGGGATCGTCCACCGCGACGTCAAGCCGTCCAACATCCTCCTCGGGCGCGACGGGGCGGTGAAGCTCTCCGACTTCGGGATCGCACGCGGCACGAGCGACGTCTCGTTGACCCAGACCGGTCTGGTGACCGGGTCGCCGGCGTACCTCGCTCCCGAGATCGCGACGGGCGCGTCCGCATCCCCGGCCAGCGACGTGTGGTCCCTGGGGGCGACGCTCTTCCACGCCCTGTCCGGCGCCCCGCCCTACCAGGGCCAGGACGCCACCACGAACCCGGTCGCGACGCTCTACCGCATCGCCCACGAGGCACCACCCACGGTCGAGACCGAACCATGGGCCGCCGCGGTGCTCGGTGCGACCATGAGCCACCGTCAGGACCAGCGGCCCACCGCCGAGGAGCTCGCCGGCTGGTTCGGTGCACCCGAGACCGTGCCGGCCCCGGCACCGAGCAGCGACACCCAGACGATCCCACAGGTCGAGCCGGCGCCCGCGCCGCCCGCCGGACGCCGACACGGGCGCCGGGTCCTGGTCGCCATGGCCGCGGTCGCCGCGCTCGTCCTGGCAGTGGTCGGCGGCCTCGCCCTCGGCTCGCTGGGAGGTGACGACGCCGACACCGCCGGTGGCGGCGTCTCGTCCTCGCCGACCAGCACGACCCCGGAGCCGTCGCAGCCGACCGCCGCCGAGCTGGAGGACTTCGCACGCACCTACGTGCAGACCGCCAGCAGCGACCCGGCCGCCGGTTTCGAGATGCTCACGGCCGACTACCAGGCGGCCAGCCCGCAGTACCGGGAGTTCTGGGGGTCCGTCAGCGACCCCGAGATCCTGGAGGTGACCGGCGACCCCGAGGCCCTGCAGGTCGTCTACACCTACGAGTACGCCGTCGCCGACCAGGGACGGCGCACCGAGGGCGTGGGCCTGCAGTTGGTCCAGCAGGGCGACGACCTGCTCATCGACGGCGACTTCCGCCCCTGA
- a CDS encoding acyl carrier protein — MSTEEIRTALADIVNEVAGVDAEDVQLDKSFVDDLDVDSLSMVEVVVEAEEKFGVTIPDEEVKNLKTVGDAVSYIERNQAA, encoded by the coding sequence ATGAGCACCGAAGAGATCCGCACCGCCCTGGCCGACATCGTCAACGAGGTCGCCGGAGTCGACGCCGAGGACGTCCAGCTCGACAAGTCCTTCGTCGACGACCTCGACGTGGACTCGCTGTCGATGGTCGAGGTCGTCGTCGAGGCCGAGGAGAAGTTCGGCGTCACCATCCCCGACGAAGAGGTCAAGAACCTCAAGACCGTCGGCGACGCCGTCTCCTACATCGAGCGCAACCAGGCCGCCTGA
- a CDS encoding DNA adenine methylase gives MIKYLGSKRTLVPMLGDLAVATGARTALDLFTGTTRVAQEFKRRGLVVTAADAASYSAVLGECYISTDGATVDLDELDAVLGRLDALPGAPGYVTDTFCEQARYFQPKNGARIDAVREAIEADHPVGDPLRPVLLTALMLAADRVDSTTGLQMAYLKEWAPRAHRDMVLRRPDLLPGPGRTLHGDATLLVDEVAPVDLAYVDPPYNQHRYFTNYHVWETLMRWDAPEHYGVACKRIDSRSAETRSVFNSRRTMPAALADLLGRLRAETVVLSYNDEAWLTAEELMDMLREAGHEEVRMLAFDRKRYVGALIGIHDRSGRRVGEVRRRRNVEYVFVAGDRGRVEAATEVVPADRAG, from the coding sequence GTGATCAAGTACCTCGGCTCCAAGCGGACGCTGGTGCCGATGCTGGGGGACCTCGCGGTCGCGACGGGCGCGCGGACGGCGCTCGACCTCTTCACCGGCACGACGCGGGTCGCGCAGGAGTTCAAGCGGCGCGGGCTCGTCGTCACGGCCGCCGACGCCGCCTCCTACAGCGCCGTGCTGGGGGAGTGCTACATCAGCACCGACGGCGCGACCGTCGATCTCGACGAGCTCGACGCGGTCCTGGGCCGCCTCGACGCGCTGCCGGGTGCGCCGGGGTACGTCACCGATACCTTCTGCGAGCAGGCGCGCTACTTCCAGCCCAAGAACGGCGCCCGCATCGACGCGGTCCGGGAGGCGATCGAGGCCGACCACCCGGTGGGCGACCCGTTGCGTCCGGTGCTGTTGACCGCGCTGATGCTGGCCGCGGACCGGGTCGACTCCACGACGGGCCTCCAGATGGCCTACCTCAAGGAGTGGGCGCCGCGCGCCCACCGCGACATGGTGCTGCGTCGTCCCGACCTGCTCCCCGGCCCCGGCCGCACGCTCCACGGGGACGCGACGCTGCTCGTGGACGAGGTCGCCCCGGTCGACCTCGCCTATGTCGACCCGCCCTACAACCAGCACCGCTACTTCACCAACTACCACGTGTGGGAGACCCTCATGCGGTGGGACGCTCCGGAGCACTACGGCGTCGCCTGCAAGCGCATCGACAGCCGCTCGGCCGAGACGCGCAGCGTGTTCAACAGCCGCCGCACGATGCCGGCGGCACTGGCCGACCTGCTGGGCCGGCTGCGCGCCGAGACCGTTGTCCTCTCCTACAACGACGAGGCCTGGCTCACCGCGGAGGAGCTGATGGACATGCTCCGCGAGGCCGGTCACGAGGAGGTGCGGATGCTCGCGTTCGACCGCAAGCGGTACGTCGGTGCGCTCATCGGGATCCACGACCGCTCCGGCCGACGGGTCGGGGAGGTACGTCGTCGGCGCAACGTCGAGTACGTCTTCGTCGCCGGTGACCGTGGACGGGTCGAGGCCGCCACAGAGGTCGTGCCCGCCGACCGGGCGGGCTGA
- a CDS encoding beta-ketoacyl-[acyl-carrier-protein] synthase family protein: MSRRRVVVTGLGTTNPLGGDVPSTWDGLLAGRSGVTPLAGSAAWAAHEGSAPDLAVSIAGTAAVEPTEVLERVRARRLDRSSQFALVAAQEAWRDAGLDGPQEAGELDGERVGVAMASGIGGVQTLLSNYDAMLAKGPRRVSPIAVPMLMANAPAATISLEIGARAAVNTPVSACASGNEAIALAADQIRLGRADVVVAGGTEAAIHPLPIAAFANMMALSKKSEDPAAVSRPWDTGRDGFVLGEGAGALVLESEEHAKARGARIWAEVVGAGITADCHDIAQPDPEGRGGSRAITLALRDGDIDPASIVHVNAHATSTPLGDVAEALMLHATLGGHATDVVVTSTKSMTGHLLGGAGALEAVATVLALHHRQSPPTINLDDRDPEVDLDIATKPRDLPVGGGVALNNSFGFGGANVAVAFGTE; encoded by the coding sequence ATGAGTCGCCGTCGCGTAGTCGTCACCGGGCTGGGCACCACCAACCCGCTCGGGGGCGACGTCCCCTCCACCTGGGACGGCCTGCTCGCGGGCCGTTCCGGCGTCACACCCCTCGCGGGATCAGCCGCCTGGGCCGCCCACGAGGGCTCCGCACCGGACCTCGCGGTCAGCATCGCCGGCACCGCCGCCGTCGAGCCGACCGAGGTGCTGGAGCGGGTGCGCGCACGGCGGCTCGACCGCTCCTCGCAGTTCGCGCTCGTCGCTGCGCAGGAGGCGTGGCGCGACGCGGGACTGGACGGTCCGCAGGAGGCCGGTGAGCTGGACGGCGAGCGGGTCGGCGTCGCGATGGCCTCGGGCATCGGCGGCGTGCAGACCCTGCTGTCCAACTACGACGCGATGCTCGCCAAGGGGCCGCGACGGGTCTCCCCGATCGCGGTGCCGATGCTGATGGCCAACGCCCCCGCGGCGACCATCAGCCTCGAGATCGGTGCCCGGGCCGCCGTCAACACGCCGGTGTCGGCCTGCGCATCGGGCAACGAGGCGATCGCCCTGGCCGCGGACCAGATCCGCCTGGGCCGCGCCGACGTCGTCGTCGCCGGCGGCACCGAGGCCGCGATCCACCCGCTGCCCATCGCAGCGTTCGCCAACATGATGGCGCTGTCGAAGAAGTCCGAGGACCCGGCAGCGGTCTCCCGCCCGTGGGACACCGGCCGCGACGGCTTCGTGCTCGGCGAGGGTGCCGGCGCACTCGTCCTGGAGTCCGAGGAGCACGCCAAGGCCCGCGGGGCGCGGATCTGGGCCGAGGTCGTCGGCGCCGGCATCACCGCCGACTGCCACGACATCGCCCAGCCCGACCCCGAGGGTCGCGGCGGGTCGCGCGCCATCACCCTGGCGCTGCGCGACGGCGACATCGACCCCGCGTCGATCGTCCACGTCAACGCCCACGCGACCTCCACCCCGCTGGGTGACGTCGCCGAGGCCCTCATGCTGCACGCCACCCTCGGCGGGCACGCCACCGACGTGGTGGTCACCAGCACCAAGTCGATGACCGGGCACCTGCTCGGCGGCGCCGGTGCACTGGAGGCCGTCGCCACCGTGCTGGCGCTGCACCACCGCCAGTCGCCGCCGACGATCAACCTCGACGACCGCGACCCCGAGGTGGACCTCGACATCGCCACCAAGCCACGCGACCTGCCCGTCGGCGGTGGCGTGGCCCTCAACAACTCCTTCGGCTTCGGCGGTGCCAACGTCGCGGTCGCTTTCGGGACGGAGTGA
- a CDS encoding beta-ketoacyl-ACP synthase III, whose product MATLAAADTSTYAALLGLGVYRPARVVPNSEVVEAIDSSDEWIQQRSGIRTRRFAGPDETVVSMSVAASRDALAQAGIDARQVDAVIVATVSHLLQTPSAATMIAHQLGTEQPAAFDISAACAGFSHGVALANDMIRAGSARHVLVIGVEKLSEITDPTDRGTAFIFADGAGAVVVGPSDTPGIGPVVWGSDGEQYDLIRQREDWRDVIASDAPSMPHLRMEGNAVFRWASYSMAKVAQQAMDRAGVRAEDIDCFVPHQANNRITDAMARAMKLPASVRIARDIIDAGNTSAASIPLALQRMADDGDAASGDLALLVAFGAGLAYAAQVVVVP is encoded by the coding sequence ATGGCCACGCTCGCCGCCGCCGACACCTCGACGTACGCCGCCCTGCTGGGGCTCGGCGTCTACCGCCCTGCGCGGGTGGTCCCCAACTCCGAGGTCGTCGAGGCGATCGATTCCAGCGACGAGTGGATCCAGCAGCGCTCGGGCATCCGGACCCGCCGCTTCGCCGGTCCTGACGAGACCGTGGTGTCGATGTCGGTCGCGGCCTCGCGCGACGCGTTGGCGCAGGCCGGCATCGACGCGCGGCAGGTCGACGCCGTCATCGTGGCCACGGTGAGCCACCTGCTGCAGACGCCGTCGGCGGCCACCATGATCGCCCACCAGCTGGGCACCGAGCAGCCCGCGGCGTTCGACATCTCCGCGGCATGCGCCGGGTTCTCCCACGGCGTCGCACTCGCCAACGACATGATCCGCGCTGGCAGCGCGCGCCACGTGCTGGTGATCGGCGTGGAGAAGCTCTCCGAGATCACCGACCCGACCGACCGCGGCACGGCCTTCATCTTCGCCGACGGCGCGGGCGCCGTGGTGGTCGGTCCGTCCGACACCCCCGGCATCGGTCCGGTGGTGTGGGGCTCCGACGGTGAGCAGTACGACCTCATCCGGCAGCGCGAGGACTGGCGCGACGTCATCGCCAGCGACGCGCCCTCGATGCCGCACCTGCGCATGGAGGGCAACGCCGTGTTCCGGTGGGCCTCCTACTCGATGGCCAAGGTCGCCCAGCAGGCGATGGACCGCGCCGGCGTACGCGCCGAGGACATCGACTGCTTCGTCCCCCACCAGGCCAACAACCGCATCACCGACGCGATGGCGCGGGCCATGAAGCTCCCGGCTTCGGTCCGCATCGCGCGCGACATCATCGACGCCGGCAACACCTCCGCCGCGTCGATCCCCCTCGCCCTGCAGCGCATGGCCGACGACGGCGACGCCGCCTCCGGTGACCTCGCGCTGCTGGTCGCCTTCGGCGCCGGCCTGGCGTACGCCGCCCAGGTCGTCGTCGTCCCCTGA